A single region of the Bacteroidales bacterium genome encodes:
- a CDS encoding DUF1599 domain-containing protein — protein MTKTKQQFEEAISKCRNVFLTKMQDYGTAWRILRTSSLTDQIYIKANRIRSLQIKGHSKVDEGIENEFIGIVNYSVMALIQLDKGLAINKDNLSQKDITELYNHHIYASQSLMENKNYDYDEAWRNMRISSLDDIILMKLLRVKEIEDHEGKTIASEGLEANYQDIINYALFALIKLAEENS, from the coding sequence ATGACAAAAACAAAACAGCAGTTTGAGGAGGCTATTAGTAAATGCCGAAATGTTTTTTTAACTAAAATGCAGGATTATGGTACTGCTTGGCGTATACTCAGAACCAGCTCTCTTACCGACCAAATATATATAAAAGCCAATCGCATCAGGAGCTTACAGATTAAAGGACATTCTAAGGTAGACGAAGGAATAGAAAATGAATTTATAGGAATAGTAAATTATTCTGTAATGGCTCTTATCCAACTCGATAAAGGACTTGCAATTAATAAAGATAATCTTTCTCAAAAAGATATTACAGAACTTTACAATCATCATATTTATGCATCTCAATCCTTAATGGAAAATAAAAACTACGACTACGACGAGGCTTGGAGAAATATGCGTATCAGTTCCCTCGATGATATTATTCTAATGAAATTGCTTCGTGTTAAGGAAATTGAAGACCACGAAGGTAAAACCATTGCATCAGAAGGATTAGAAGCTAATTATCAAGATATAATAAACTATGCTTTATTTGCCTTAATTAAATTAGCAGAGGAAAATAGCTAA